One Nocardia sp. BMG111209 DNA segment encodes these proteins:
- a CDS encoding Crp/Fnr family transcriptional regulator, with product MDSGTTDTAEQEPREVWDWPASSLLGGLGKSARNQLLTLGVRVRYPGDRILVRQQENTTFVLVLLDGVVKATARARDGREVLLAVRMGGDLVGEFAAIDDQPRSATVTTCGPTVARLATRAEFLGCLERNPPIALAVNESIVAKLLVANERRIDFTGCDVPTRLARVLHQIAMTYGEAVGAGAVIRWPITQPELATLSGAAEPSVHKALRRLRESGVIATGYRTIRVKDLELLSNIAFRE from the coding sequence ATGGACAGCGGTACGACGGATACAGCTGAGCAGGAACCGAGAGAAGTCTGGGATTGGCCCGCGTCGAGCCTGCTCGGTGGCCTCGGGAAGTCCGCGCGAAACCAGTTGCTCACCTTGGGGGTTCGGGTGCGATATCCGGGCGACCGCATCCTCGTCCGGCAACAGGAGAACACCACCTTCGTATTGGTACTGCTGGACGGCGTGGTCAAGGCGACCGCGCGCGCCCGCGACGGCCGTGAAGTCCTGCTGGCCGTGCGGATGGGAGGCGATCTGGTGGGCGAATTCGCCGCGATCGATGACCAGCCTCGATCGGCGACGGTCACCACCTGCGGCCCCACGGTCGCCCGGCTGGCCACCCGAGCCGAATTCCTCGGCTGCCTGGAACGCAATCCGCCGATCGCGCTCGCGGTCAACGAGTCGATCGTCGCCAAGTTGCTGGTGGCCAACGAGCGCCGCATCGACTTCACCGGCTGTGACGTCCCGACCCGCCTGGCCCGGGTACTGCACCAGATCGCGATGACCTACGGGGAGGCGGTCGGCGCGGGAGCCGTAATCCGTTGGCCGATAACACAACCGGAGCTCGCCACCTTGTCCGGTGCCGCCGAGCCGTCCGTGCACAAGGCGTTGCGGCGGCTGCGCGAATCCGGTGTCATAGCAACCGGTTACCGGACCATCCGGGTGAAGGATCTGGAGCTGTTGAGCAACATCGCGTTCCGCGAGTGA